A genomic segment from Lagenorhynchus albirostris chromosome X, mLagAlb1.1, whole genome shotgun sequence encodes:
- the ARL13A gene encoding ADP-ribosylation factor-like protein 13A: MFRILTSCWPRVNATEETRRNVTIIIIGLDNSGKTVLVKAFQRLLPSRTGGSMKPELTTLLLDDYEVSVYDLNGDRNGREIWPSYYAQAHGLVFVLDSSDLSRMQEVKAILPHLLSDERVAGKPILFLANKQDKKDALLLRDITEYLLLERLTNKNQSLCRVEPCSAIKNRQRRNHEPIIGGLRWLLSAIGDKYEELCAHQQPLPSSIPAPKSTRGFGEICSSDSFTTRMGKSEEKRQHLGQHSMEPRPLKPILQKEGITRPKKNTSVTFALDEPKEEDECYGGNGACNTTEPGYNQSPQLHMLRKLFEVPLQSPYNSTYSNIISLRTPIVPVHRHSSHKMNLIPTERLKNS; the protein is encoded by the exons ATGTTCCGGATACTGACCTCCTGCTGGCCTCGTGTAAACGCAACTGAAGAGACACGAAG GAATGTGACCATCATTATCATTGGACTGGACAACTCAGGCAAAACTGTTCTTGTGAAGGCATTCCAGAGAC TACTCCCCAGTAGGACGGGCGGTAGTATGAAACCTGAACTGACCACACTCCTCCTGGATGATTATGAAGTTTCCGTCTATGATCTGAATGGAGACAGGAATGGCCGAGAAATCTGGCCAAGCTACTACGCGCAGGCACATGGACTTGTTTTTGTCCTGGATTCCAGTGACTTAAGCCGTATGCAGGAAGTGAAGGCCATCTTACCACACCTGCTGTCTGATGAAAGAGTGGCCGGGAAACCCATCCTATT CCTGGCCAACAAGCAAGACAAGAAGGACGCCTTGCTACTTCGTGATATTACTGAATATCTGCTGCTGGAAAGGCTAACAAACAAGAACCAGTCCCTGTGCCGAGTA GAGCCCTGTTCAGCCATCAAAAACCGCCAGAGAAGGAACCATGAGCCTATAATTGGAGGCCTGCGCTGGCTGTTATCTGCCATTGGGGATAAATATGAAGAGCTGTGTGCTCACCAACAGCCACTCCCATCGAGCATCCCAGCCCCCAAGAGCACCAGAGGCTTTGGGGAAATATGCTCATCAGACAG CTTCACTACCAGGATGGGAAAGTCCGAAGAAAAAAGACAGCACCTAGGACAACACTCAATGGAACCTAGGCCTCTAAAGCCAATCCTACAG AAAGAAGGTATAACAAGACCTAAAAAGAACACATCAGTAACATTTGCTTTAGACGAACCCAAGGAGGAGGATGAATGTTATGGGGGAAATGGAGCTTGTAACACCACTGAGCCTGGCTACAATCAGAGCCCCCAGCTCCATATGCTGAGAAAGCTTTTTGAAG TACCTCTACAGTCCCCCTACAACTCCACCTACTCTAACATAATATCCCTGAGAACTCCCATTGTGCCTGTACATCGACATTCGAGCCATAAAATGAATCTTATCCCCACCGAGAGGCTCAAGAACAGTTAG